From Gammaproteobacteria bacterium, the proteins below share one genomic window:
- a CDS encoding hypothetical protein (Evidence 5 : Unknown function), with the protein MQNATLVRYFKDLATVSVVLHQDSLHLPFSELKAEETPQDEPYTSSQHSPIYRIWSGKSGTALAVG; encoded by the coding sequence CGCAACTTTGGTTCGATATTTTAAGGATCTTGCGACAGTCAGTGTCGTTCTGCACCAAGATTCTCTGCATCTGCCGTTCTCAGAGCTTAAAGCTGAAGAAACGCCTCAAGATGAGCCCTATACTTCGTCGCAACATAGCCCGATTTACCGGATCTGGTCTGGTAAATCAGGCACGGCTTTAGCAGTAGGGTGA